Proteins encoded by one window of Mustelus asterias chromosome 9, sMusAst1.hap1.1, whole genome shotgun sequence:
- the LOC144499083 gene encoding ras association domain-containing protein 9-like isoform X1: protein MQQRTVNCQDLSPSADSLSLPSVAMGSPEGAQISVWVCQEEKVVCGLTKRTSCAQVVRALLKDHLANTSGGTRLLHAAPGEYCIVEKWRGFERLLPSPTKLLRLWLSWGEEQPNVHLVLVKWGASVPVPGLRAAEARVVQSQGEMPSPAQYMKRLPAEKQKRMVRKAFKKLARMKRLRQGREGMETLVHLIVSQDHTIRQQLQRMRELDGDIDCFQSRMHWERIQKEGENYVQETYLLEGREDQQSQQLESKRETLLQLEGELQQHRKTIHKLSQDIEQELRQAWETDTQEEGQEHQAPSPDQEQAETQRVQGDLEKGMHAALQLREDFQDIQEQVRLQEASLRERAEECESLARQLEALSLAEEAERAAPLPGPGKDLVEKWPPDPGSAPCGSSSHPLSPSDVNDTDSDTGISSTHSQDSEPPCVEVLPTAQNYL, encoded by the exons ATGCAAcagagaacagttaactgccaag atctctctccctctgcggactctctctctctcccgagtgTGGCCATGGGCTCCCCGGAGGGTGCTCAGATCTCGGTGTGGGTGTGCCAGGAGGAGAAGGTTGTGTGCGGCTTGACCAAGCGCACCAGCTGTGCCCAGGTGGTGAGAGCCCTGCTGAAAGACCACCTCGCCAACACCTCGGGGGGCACCAGGCTGCTGCACGCGGCGCCGGGGGAATACTGCATCGTGGAGAAGTGGAGGGGCTTTGAGAGGCTGCTGCCatcgcccaccaagctgctgaggCTCTGGCTGTCCTGGGGCGAGGAGCAGCCCAACGTGCATCTGGTCCTGGTCAAGTGGGGAGCCTCGGTGCCCGTGCCAGGGCTGAGGGCAGCCGAGGCCAGGGTGGTGCAGAGCCAGGGGGAGATGCCCAGCCCCGCCCAGTACATGAAGAGGCTGCCGGCGGAAAAGCAGAAGAGGATGGTCAGGAAAGCCTTCAAGAAGCTGGCCAGGATGAAGAGACTGCGGCAGGGCAGGGAAGGGATGGAGACCCTGGTCCACCTCATTGTCTCCCAGGATCACACCATCCGCCAGCAGCTCCAGAGGATGAGGGAACTGGACGGAGACATTGACTGCTTCCAGTCCCGCATGCACTgggagaggatacagaaggaaGGGGAGAATTATGTCCAGGAGACCTACCTCCTGGAGGGCAGAGAGGACCAGCAATCACAGCAACTGGAGAGCAAGAGGGAGACACTGCTGCAGCTGGAGGGAGAGCTGCAGCAACACCGCAAAACCATCCATAAACTCAGCCAGGACATTGAGCAGGAGCTCAGGCAGGCCTGGGAGACAGATACACAGGAGGAGGGACAAGAGCACCAAGCCCCTAGCCCAGACCAAGAGCAGGCAGAGACCCAGAGGGTGCAGGGCGATTTGGAGAAGGGGATGCATGCTGCTCTGCAACTCCGGGAGGACTTCCAGGACATCCAGGAGCAGGTCAGGCTGCAGGAAGCCTCCCTGAGGGAGAGGGCGGAGGAATGCGAAAGCTTAGCCCGGCAGCTGGAGGCGCTGAGCCTGGCAGAGGAAGCGGAGAGGGCAGCCCCCCTGCCCGGGCCGGGGAAGGACTTGGTGGAGAAGTGGCCGCCGGATCCTGGCAGCGCTCCGTGCGGGAGCAGCTCacaccccctgtccccctccgatGTGAACGACACCGACTCAGACACCGGGATCAGCTCCACACACAGCCAGGATTCTGAGCCGCCTTGTGTCGAGGTGCTTCCCACTGCACAGAACTATCTTTAA
- the LOC144499083 gene encoding ras association domain-containing protein 9-like isoform X2 — MGSPEGAQISVWVCQEEKVVCGLTKRTSCAQVVRALLKDHLANTSGGTRLLHAAPGEYCIVEKWRGFERLLPSPTKLLRLWLSWGEEQPNVHLVLVKWGASVPVPGLRAAEARVVQSQGEMPSPAQYMKRLPAEKQKRMVRKAFKKLARMKRLRQGREGMETLVHLIVSQDHTIRQQLQRMRELDGDIDCFQSRMHWERIQKEGENYVQETYLLEGREDQQSQQLESKRETLLQLEGELQQHRKTIHKLSQDIEQELRQAWETDTQEEGQEHQAPSPDQEQAETQRVQGDLEKGMHAALQLREDFQDIQEQVRLQEASLRERAEECESLARQLEALSLAEEAERAAPLPGPGKDLVEKWPPDPGSAPCGSSSHPLSPSDVNDTDSDTGISSTHSQDSEPPCVEVLPTAQNYL; from the coding sequence ATGGGCTCCCCGGAGGGTGCTCAGATCTCGGTGTGGGTGTGCCAGGAGGAGAAGGTTGTGTGCGGCTTGACCAAGCGCACCAGCTGTGCCCAGGTGGTGAGAGCCCTGCTGAAAGACCACCTCGCCAACACCTCGGGGGGCACCAGGCTGCTGCACGCGGCGCCGGGGGAATACTGCATCGTGGAGAAGTGGAGGGGCTTTGAGAGGCTGCTGCCatcgcccaccaagctgctgaggCTCTGGCTGTCCTGGGGCGAGGAGCAGCCCAACGTGCATCTGGTCCTGGTCAAGTGGGGAGCCTCGGTGCCCGTGCCAGGGCTGAGGGCAGCCGAGGCCAGGGTGGTGCAGAGCCAGGGGGAGATGCCCAGCCCCGCCCAGTACATGAAGAGGCTGCCGGCGGAAAAGCAGAAGAGGATGGTCAGGAAAGCCTTCAAGAAGCTGGCCAGGATGAAGAGACTGCGGCAGGGCAGGGAAGGGATGGAGACCCTGGTCCACCTCATTGTCTCCCAGGATCACACCATCCGCCAGCAGCTCCAGAGGATGAGGGAACTGGACGGAGACATTGACTGCTTCCAGTCCCGCATGCACTgggagaggatacagaaggaaGGGGAGAATTATGTCCAGGAGACCTACCTCCTGGAGGGCAGAGAGGACCAGCAATCACAGCAACTGGAGAGCAAGAGGGAGACACTGCTGCAGCTGGAGGGAGAGCTGCAGCAACACCGCAAAACCATCCATAAACTCAGCCAGGACATTGAGCAGGAGCTCAGGCAGGCCTGGGAGACAGATACACAGGAGGAGGGACAAGAGCACCAAGCCCCTAGCCCAGACCAAGAGCAGGCAGAGACCCAGAGGGTGCAGGGCGATTTGGAGAAGGGGATGCATGCTGCTCTGCAACTCCGGGAGGACTTCCAGGACATCCAGGAGCAGGTCAGGCTGCAGGAAGCCTCCCTGAGGGAGAGGGCGGAGGAATGCGAAAGCTTAGCCCGGCAGCTGGAGGCGCTGAGCCTGGCAGAGGAAGCGGAGAGGGCAGCCCCCCTGCCCGGGCCGGGGAAGGACTTGGTGGAGAAGTGGCCGCCGGATCCTGGCAGCGCTCCGTGCGGGAGCAGCTCacaccccctgtccccctccgatGTGAACGACACCGACTCAGACACCGGGATCAGCTCCACACACAGCCAGGATTCTGAGCCGCCTTGTGTCGAGGTGCTTCCCACTGCACAGAACTATCTTTAA